ACgaaggaaataataataataataataataataataataaatttaacaccTGTTTTCTATTCTAAATCCGCCAGAATTGgctcttcttccttcctcaaccAAAGCAGCACGAGCTGACATGATCCCATGAGGCACCAAAGAATCATTAAATGCAGAACAATCAATCCAATCCTTCAAAAGCTGTTCTTGACCCCATATGTCTGGAATCCAAACATTGCCCGCCACTTCAATCCTATGCCTCTTCAGTTTCTCCCGTCCATTGTCTTCTTCAGATTCATCCGCCCtcattgcttcttcttctttaacCTCATGATTCGCTCCTACTTCCGGAGCCGGTGAAGACACACGACACTTCA
The genomic region above belongs to Gossypium hirsutum isolate 1008001.06 unplaced genomic scaffold, Gossypium_hirsutum_v2.1 scaffold_920, whole genome shotgun sequence and contains:
- the LOC121227470 gene encoding protein BIC1 isoform X1 produces the protein MNVLHPQDMKNTTPQQPPEQPNKTQQPDHDGTNSEMETCHVKCRVSSPAPEVGANHEVKEEEAMRADESEEDNGREKLKRHRIEVAGNVWIPDIWGQEQLLKDWIDCSAFNDSLVPHGIMSARAALVEEGRRANSGGFRIENRTEDAVCEVSQNHGYHQEHIVGEKLSPTLQHG
- the LOC121227470 gene encoding protein BIC1 isoform X2 — translated: MNVLHPQDMKNTTPQQPPEQPNKTQQPDHDGTNSEMETCHVKCRVSSPAPEVGANHEVKEEEAMRADESEEDNGREKLKRHRIEVAGNVWIPDIWGQEQLLKDWIDCSAFNDSLVPHGIMSARAALVEEGRRANSGGFRIENRRRSM